GAAGCGCCATGCTATTTAAAAACGAACTCAATATCAAACTTTCGGGTAACAACCTTACCAACAAAACCTATATTAATCACCTATCGCGATTAAAACCCGATAGCATTTTTAACATGGGCAGAAACTTAACTATTGGTGTTACCTATCACTTATAATATTTAAAAGTGGCTGTTTAAAATCAAAAGGCTATCACGAGAAATTTATATCTTAAGGTCTCACAACAACCTATAGCATGGGTTTTTAAAGATTAATTCAACTTACCTCTCTTATGCAACAATCAATTAACTGAGGATGACCATTTTTTAAACAGTCCCTTTTTACATTTGTTTAACATTCAAAACGCTCACATAAAAAGACTTGCTTTAACTGCGATACATTTTTGTTTAATTTTTTATTATATTTGTTAAACAACCAAGTAAAGCTATGCAGCTAAAAAATTTACAAAATATACCTGTTGACCCATTTGGAGCAATCATTGGTTCGCTTCTTATAATATTTTGGTTTACCAGTCTTTACGTTTTGTTGAAATGGCCTGTAAACTATTCCAATCCCGTTTTATATTTAGCGGTATTTTTTCAAACGCATTTGTACACCGGTTTATTTATAACGGCTCATGATGCCATGCATGGTTCGATTTCAAAAAACCGAACGGTTAATAATCTATTAGGCTGGGTAACTTCACTTTTGTTTGCATTCAATTTTTACGATCGGTTATTGGTTAAGCACCACGAGCACCATAAGTTTGTTGCCACAGATAAAGACCCCGATTATCACGAATCCGGTAAATTTTGGTTGTGGTATTGGAGCTTTATTAAACGTTATATAACTTTCAAACAACTCCTTCTTATTACCATTACTTTGCAGTTGTTAAGATTGGCTTTCCCTCTTGAAAATTTAATTCTCTTTTGGGTGGTGCCTAGTATTTTATCTACGTTTCAATTGTTTTATTTTGGCACATATATTCCGCATAAAGATGGGCACAAACACAACAACAAGCACAAATCAACAACCCAGAAAAAAAACCATCTCTGGGCTTTTGTGAGCTGCTATTTTTTTGGCTATCACTACGAGCACCACGATGCGCCAGGTGTTCCTTGGTGGCGTTTATGGCAAATGAAATAGTAGAATTTTTAAGTGTTTATCAATATGTATTTGTTACACAACCCAAGTTACTTCAGTTTGACTTTGTAAAAAATTTCGACTATATTCGTTTAACAGTCGATATAGACCATTATAAAAGTCCATCTCTTAAAGTTGGCTGTAATTTAACAAAATATGAAAATTCTTATTTTACTATTAATTTTTAGCATTTCAATTACTTATTCCCAAACAGCGGAATATGGAAAATTGACTCATAAATCCGAATATGAAATTTATCTAACAAAAACTGGAGATACATTAAAAGTTGGAGATACTTTGACTATTGGTATTCCTTTATCCGATTTAGGATTCACATACATTTCTCAAGGTGGACAAAGAGTTTCAAATACATTATCGGACAAAAAAGTTGTTGTTGACAAGCTGAAAACATACGGAACCAAAAAAAGTGGATATAAAATTTATGCACAATTTAAAGGTTATGGATTACTTCCTGTGTTAATTGATTATGACACAGCTCTAGAACTCGGCGAAATCAAAAATCCGAAAATAAAACTAACTAAAGAACAAGCGATTGCTAAATTAAAAGAAGCGAAAGAATTATTAGATTTAGGAGTTATACCGCAAGCAGAATATGACAAATTAAAATCTGAATTAACACCGTTAATCCTGAATTAAAAAAACTATGCACAACACAGTATATAAAAAATTGCTGGTTTCAGCTAAACTAAAGTTAGTTGCTCGTTTGCTAGCTTCTGATTTTCCTTCGGAAAATCCTCGCACACAAACACGCAACTTTTCATATACAAACCATTAAACGAACAAAATTTTCAAAATATCCAATAAATAAAATACAAATAACAAAAAAGCCTTTCAAACTTCAATGAAAGGCTTTTTAATCTCTTTAGAATGTATCGACTATCTGGAATAATTAGGCGATTCGTTGGTAATCGCCACGTCGTGTGGATG
This genomic stretch from Flavobacteriaceae bacterium GSB9 harbors:
- a CDS encoding fatty acid desaturase; this encodes MQLKNLQNIPVDPFGAIIGSLLIIFWFTSLYVLLKWPVNYSNPVLYLAVFFQTHLYTGLFITAHDAMHGSISKNRTVNNLLGWVTSLLFAFNFYDRLLVKHHEHHKFVATDKDPDYHESGKFWLWYWSFIKRYITFKQLLLITITLQLLRLAFPLENLILFWVVPSILSTFQLFYFGTYIPHKDGHKHNNKHKSTTQKKNHLWAFVSCYFFGYHYEHHDAPGVPWWRLWQMK